The region AAGGTTGCGCAGGTGCACCCATGCTTCGTAACGCTCTCTCTTTTACggtctcctgctggagataaattaatgGAAAGCAGCCGATACCGCATGGCGGTGTTGTGTCCGGCCAAAACTCCAAAACGATGCgcaactgcatttcaaacggtGAACCTCGGCAACATGTCCGTCCTACGGTGCGCTATTGCCGGCGTACAGCTCCTCATggcaacagcagacagacagccgCCTCGCCAGAAGGAGACGGTAAAGGAgacagcgagtgagagagagtcggtatGTTGTGCTAATCCTCGTCTTATTTGtcataaacagtaaattcatcaaaatcAGTGTCATTTAGCTAGCTGTTTTCAAAGCTACTGTAGCTGGTTTCGTCTAAACTGGGTTGTAAAACGATGTAATCTGGTTGCCgtggtaatgaattacgtctgactattaaccacacccccattctctgtttgagaaagaacattAACTGAAAAACAGTGGCTGGAAGGGGGCTTTAAGTGCATGTTAACTTGTTGATGTGGGAGTACAAACAGTCCTCAAAAAGCTGCACACATTCCTACCTGTTGGAAGCTGTCTCTGAGTAGGCCCTGGTCTTCAGGGTGGGCGAGCTCGAGAATATTCTTCCCCAATAAttcctgcaaacacacagcagataaTGAAACCACCATTAGCTAAGCAGACATTAACACCAACTTCTGGCACAAAGGTTGTTAGAGGATGCCGTCTGGCCATGACATTTCCACCAGCAGAGGGTCTTACCTGGGGCTGGTAGCCGACAGCGGCCATGCAGCGGTGGTCTACGAAGGTGAACGTGCCCTGGCAGTTATGGCGTGAGATGAACTCCACTGGAACACTGATACTGTTGATGTCTGTGTCACCTGGGCAACAAGTCACCTACAGGGAACAGACGAAAACCGATTATTAACATAAGCATTATACCCTAAAGGATGCAAACTACCACCATAATGTTTGATGGGTCAAAACAAGTCAGATACTTTAAAAGCCATACTGTGCATGAATCACATTTACTTATATTTGTATATGCTCAATTTCACCTGGttacctacagtatgtatttagTGCTTACTCAAAAGTCAATGTTCTACAATCAACTGCTTACaggcaaaaaaatatttcaaaacacACTGCAACAGTGCAAACATCAGCCCTAATCCACTTCAGATAGGACTGTAGATTGTGACCATAAAATACTGCCTTGTGGTAGATATGCAATTTCAAAAGAATACATATCGCTTCCACCACCAGTAAAGGtgatttttttcttatattGTTGATACAAGGGTCAAATATTACTTCACTTTGTTGGAGATGAATACAAATCTGCAGTTAAAATGTAAAGATCCATACCAAAGGTTACATTTCTACAATTACACAACTTTTATTCCTTGTATCAAATATATACTGCTCAATGATTAACTTATACGATTAGTTAGAAATGATTTTGTCATTGCTCAACTTGTTTCAGCGCAAAAGACACATGCATATCTCTACACACGTGGCCTCCATCATACCTGTAATCTCCCAATTGCAACCAGACAGTAGCGACTACCCTGAGTGTTGTCTGATTCATCTTCTGTTAATGATACTcctaaaacacaaacatacaaaacatttgttaacatgGGCCACAAAGAATAACTCATGAAAAAGATTGGTTAAATTCAGAATCATTTACAGGTCCTAGCCATATTATGAAGCAAATTGAACCCTTGTAAAATGACTAGTTTACCTGAAGGGGGCCAGGACTTGATGTATCCTGTACAGTGGACCACTACATACTGGGGCTCCCCTTCCTTGGCTGTACCCAAACCGTTCCTGAGGTGAAGGAAGAAATGGTAAAATATACTGCAAAATCAATCAAttagtatgccagaaataaAATGGTGCTTATGTGCATCTTCTGCACAGTAATTCCAACTcaatgaagaaaaaagaaattgcaAAAGAAAAACTTTTGTTTGGTCACCTGTTTCTATTCCTAAGGAAGTTCAGTCTGTTCATGGACAACGGTTCCACGGGACAAGAGCCACACCTGCAAATACACACAAGCCACCACATGGACAATTTATGCATCTAGGCACACATCAATATAAATAATGAACTGGATAATTAACTGTAGCGTGAGTCACACCTCATTCTGCAGATGAATGATCGACGGGCTCCCATACTCATTCTGGCTGACGACTGCTGGCCTTCCTTCTTCACTGTTCCCGTCTTCAAGTCCAACATCCTCCCTTTGAAGGTGAAAAAGAGACGGAATTGACTCAATCATGGGTGTAATGAAGCAttcaacatattatatattgacAAAGGAGACGCTTTAGGGATTCATTGTGATAACAAATCTACTACTGTCTGCATATTTAGTGTCTGCTTTGCACCTGTGTTGTTATTCTCGGCAGTAgagagctgctctctgagctTTTCTGTGTCATCTGGGTGGAGCTGATCATAAAGGGAGGAGCCGAGCCATTCAGATTGCGCTTGGTTGAGGACGGGTGTCAGGGAGTCAGAGACGTAAACAATGCGGCCAGTCTCACATGACACCACGAACAGGAAGCCGTCGGCTGCCTCCAGGATGAGGTGCTTCAGTTCCTATAGACAGATGGCAGATAAGACAGGCTAAGCAGTGCGGATGAGAAACCCATCATGTAGCATGAATCTAAAGACtctgtgtttttccattttttgtGATTAAGATTAGAATACCCCTGTATTTAAATACCTCCAGCTGGTTATTCTGTATATTATGTCTTCTTTTAGCATTACGTGTAAATACACTctgtactatatactatacctGCACTGCACAATAATACCACTGTTTTGATGCtttaactgaaaaagcagtgtGAGCAAATGttgtcaattcaattcaatttatttttgtatagcgtcaaatcacaacagaagttatctcaagacgctttatatatagagcaggtctatgaccgtacaccatagtttagagacccaacagtatCTACCAAGCGCGCTGTGTCAAGCAGTGACGTATATTTACAGTCTCAATCTGTTGATGATCTTTTGTGTCTTATTTCACCATGAACTGTTAGAATAAATTCTTTAAGGGGTGGTGGAGCTAAACCATGCAGTAAACACACATTGGTCATAAACAACGAAATTTCAAAGCTCAGTAAGTTTAATTTTTCAATAATATTAcaatagtggtacgagtttgttttgttgtccaGTGCTATAAGAGCTTGTTTAAAGCCTGgactagcatactgcaaaataaatcGATTTAACAGCgtgttcgtcagtagtatgtagtaggcggtttcgaatacagccattctatattttgttttgtatattaTTCTGCACTGCTTTTTGCACTTCTGGTTAGATGCTAAACAGCATTTTGTTGTTCACTACCTGGTCCTTGTCATTGCGGTCTATACTGTCGACCTGGGGAGGGTGTATACAAACATGTGCTACCTCCATGACGGAGACACCAGTTGCTTCAGTTATTTACAGTCAATGcataaagtattttttgaacaACATACAAATTGACCAAGGGCCTGGAGGAAAGGCTGGTGAAGAATGGTAAAAGAAATATCTTTGTTTATATCTTATGTTTTGGCTTTACAAATTTAGATTACACCGGCAACGTCAAAGATGGTCAGTAAAAATAGCAGCTGCCCTTCAGCTACCATTTGAGAAAACTTGCAGACTTAAAAAAGGTGCTACTTTCACTATTTCACTCTATTTCCATTGAGCAGAGAGAGGTTTCGTGTGAACAACATTGTGACTGTGAGACCTGTATAATAAAAGACTTTGTTGACTTCTACACAAGTAGTACTGCCTTGTCCAAACCTGTTGCCTTCAGCAAGTTCAAAGATTTCCCCACTGTGAATTCAATCCAAGTCGATTTAGTGGAATACATGTATATTTCACATCTCAATTTCTACATTTCTCAGCTGCACCTACCTGGTCAGTGAGAAAGGAAGGTTTGTACGACCCATCCGAGTTGGTATTGCCACTTCCTCTCAGGGACTTCATATGGGACACGGCCATTCGCAGGATGGTCAGTTTGTCTGGTTTCCGTGCTAGTGCACTGCAGGTGGGCACCATGTCTGACAACTCTGTGATGTAGGCGGTCATCTTGTTCCGCCTCCGCCTCTCAATCTCACTGTGGTTCTCCCTGAAGCGAGGAAACgagggagggaggcagaagTGGAGTAGAGAGGAAGGATCGAGATGGGGGAAACAGACGGGCAGGTGGACAACATGGAGTAGAGTTTAGAGTTAATGCTGCAATGTAAGTATGCCAATCGGGAAGAAGAGGTGGGAATGAGAGCAGGTGAGAGAAATAATAGACGCAAAAAAACTATAAATCAATTATCTATAAAATGATAGTGAGAAGGCGAGAGAGTCTGGTCTTTCAAGCCCAGTTGATGTGACAAAAGAGAGTAAgtgcagaaagagaaagaccACTTGGATATCCTGAGAagggggagagaaaagagacagagaggatagTTGCTCAAGAGGAAGGGATTACCAAAGTCCCTTAGTCACACACAGCGTAGCAGTTAGTGACACATAAAACAGTGGTCGGCTAAGAGAGAGACAACCAGCTGTCTTGGGCAAAGAAGCATAACATTCTGACAGGCACCAAAACAGACGCGCAGAGCAGTGAACTATACTGCTGATTTTGTGCTGTCAAAGTGACAATGTGCTGGGGTCCCAGCAGGACAGGATAGTATTCGATCAGCGCATTCAATATTGATATGGATACAAGTAGGAGAGAGAGCCTTCCACAGTGGTACAGGCCATACCTGGcttgtttttccttatccgcAAAACTCTGATCTTCTTCcaaaaacctggaaatgaaaTCAACCCACTAAAACACAGGCCCAAAAAATcactaccaaaataaaataagtgtaagagtaaaaaagaaaacGGAGAGGCAGAGCAACATGTGGGTAAGCGTTGTATAAATAATGTTGCTCACCTAcacccccctccacacacatctATTCCTCCCAATTTATACTCCTACCTTGCAAAGCGCTCTTTGTCATTGCCGCCTCCTGTTTCATCGTCACACCTGTggaaaagcagagaaaatattgCTCATTATCGCAGCAGTCCAGACAATACCAAACACTTGTTATACCACCTCATCTTGATTTATGGCAGAACAAACTGAGACAAATGTACCTGAACAGCTTGTTTCCTtcatcgtcgtcgtcgtcgtcaaAATCTGGCCTGTGATAAAGAGAAGAGATGACACATCAGTAGTTTCACACACATATTATCACATGAATTTTGACCACAAGTGTCAAAACTAAAACAGTCAGCAAATACACACAACACGATACTGACATAATCAGCACAAAAGTCACCACTGCCACACAAACTTACGCAGCTCTTCTTTTGTTGGTCCCTTTTGGTACAACAGCCCCGCCACTTCCTTGGGTCCCACTTGCCCCCATACCCAGATTTGGGTCTGGTAAATCTATTAATAACACAGAGGCATAGAGAGACAAAATGTAGCAGGGATGTCTAAGTATACTCGGcctatactgacaagtatacagaaaagtctaagtattcttggctcatactgacaagtataaagaaaagtccaagtatacttggcttaaaggcctacttgtacttaatcttttgatggagatacacttaataaaagtataattaagtattcttgccttataggtcTACAGagaggtatacttggcttgtagttgtgctgagtagcctattaaagtgtgatgcattcatgtgtaagcagcatttcaCTGTTGCAGTTGGTCAATGTGGAGCagattttaactactttatatgctactaaactacaacattgcttcatattttattatattatcatatttgttttgtgtctacAATAGTATTTACTAGTAACTCCAGCTGTCAAataatgcagtggagtaaacaGGTAAATTTTTCTCGCTGAAATGTAGTCACTTCCTTGGGTCACTTGCCCCCATACCCAGATTTGGGTCTGGTAACTCTATTAATAACACAGAGGGCATAGAGAGACGGAAATGTAGCAGGGATGACAGGTGATTTCCTATTGAGCCTCAAGCACTCAAAAAGAAACCAAACCACTCAGTGGATCCCCAtacaaaaaaagctaaattagCATTAACGCACACAACTGACATTGGTTTCATTTCACAAACTGTGTATTCAGCACTGAGTTACTTGAAGTCTATGTATGCTTTGCTCATAGTGacaagtttacagaaaagtctaagtatacatggctcatattgacaagtatacagaaaagtctaagtttaTTGGCTTATagtgacaagtatacagaaaagtctaaatattCTTGGCTCatattgacaagtatacagaaaaatctatgtatacttggcttatagtgacaagtatacagaaaggtctaagcatacttggcttatagtgacaaatatacagaaaagcTCCACTTTGACTGTTCCTAAATCTTGATTGCAGAGAGCTAACTAAAATGTCAGAGTAGATGCAACAGTTGCTTtactgtcccccccccccccccgttgtAGTAAGTATCTTTAAATAtagtaataccacactgtaataAATACTCTATTACAATATTAAATCCTGCATTAAATAAAACTAAGTCTCATTAGAAAAGTATATAAGTGTATAAGCATTAAGTagtatagtaataatagtagtaaaagtagtattaaagtattaattaatttagcttactttaccttttctattttacttatcttattgtAGTTAAGAAGCAACCACGACACTAAGCTAATCAATCCTAGAGAGCCACATTAGCTTcacaacaaacagaaactgaacagAGCTAGTCAAAACGCAGCTTGGTAGCTAacttatagatagatagacagctttattgatccccgtaGGCGATTGCCACCAagtcagacaaaaacaaacaaacaacaaaaacatagtattcacaatacaccaataaataaaaaacatcataagAAGCCCTTTGAGACATAATCAACAGCTGAGAGGTACCATGGATCTAGGCCATATCTAATATTTGGTTTCTCCCTTTTCCTACCTCATTTAAACAGAAAAGTCTTATTatgcttggcttatactgacaagtatacagtaatgtctaagtatacttggcttataggcctacttataCTTAATATTTTGATAGAGATACGCTTAATAAaggtataattaagtattcttgccttataggtctacagaaaggtatactatCTTATATTTGGTTTCTCCCTTTTCCTACCTTATttaaa is a window of Sebastes umbrosus isolate fSebUmb1 chromosome 11, fSebUmb1.pri, whole genome shotgun sequence DNA encoding:
- the arnt gene encoding aryl hydrocarbon receptor nuclear translocator isoform X3 gives rise to the protein MLFQTDMSSSNTDLPDPNLGMGASGTQGSGGAVVPKGTNKRRAAPDFDDDDDDEGNKLFRCDDETGGGNDKERFARENHSEIERRRRNKMTAYITELSDMVPTCSALARKPDKLTILRMAVSHMKSLRGSGNTNSDGSYKPSFLTDQELKHLILEAADGFLFVVSCETGRIVYVSDSLTPVLNQAQSEWLGSSLYDQLHPDDTEKLREQLSTAENNNTGRMLDLKTGTVKKEGQQSSARMSMGARRSFICRMRCGSCPVEPLSMNRLNFLRNRNRNGLGTAKEGEPQYVVVHCTGYIKSWPPSGVSLTEDESDNTQGSRYCLVAIGRLQVTCCPGDTDINSISVPVEFISRHNCQGTFTFVDHRCMAAVGYQPQELLGKNILELAHPEDQGLLRDSFQQVVKLKGQVLSVMFRFRSKSREWIWMRTSSFTFQNPFSEEIEYIICTNVNVKQLQQQQQAEGGGARDGLYEAGPIALSQMPVQAVTAAGPDHSKSLEKPELYPSLFQGPDQTKGMASTSAPNTQIYPPANNFAAGRSNDAYRPVNMAPQMAQPAHSAGQMLAQMSRQNGVPQSVPPSSTGSSLHGGPAGGWPGAAAAVRPQFNNQQVAPQAAKTMSPQFTPMGGFGGGSSNSFGQMPTGAAPTQTNNANYPPINARASLNTNGYDGSQSGAQFPSRAAEAVWPQWQGQQHSQNNAEHHPHAQGNQQDMFPDVLSMLDQPPNFNGDDFEIPIYPSFDQ
- the arnt gene encoding aryl hydrocarbon receptor nuclear translocator isoform X4, which translates into the protein MLFQTDMSSSNTDLPDPNLGMGASGTQGSGGAVVPKGTNKRRAAPDFDDDDDDEGNKLFRCDDETGGGNDKERFARENHSEIERRRRNKMTAYITELSDMVPTCSALARKPDKLTILRMAVSHMKSLRGSGNTNSDGSYKPSFLTDQELKHLILEAADGFLFVVSCETGRIVYVSDSLTPVLNQAQSEWLGSSLYDQLHPDDTEKLREQLSTAENNNTGRMLDLKTGTVKKEGQQSSARMSMGARRSFICRMRCGSCPVEPLSMNRLNFLRNRNRNGLGTAKEGEPQYVVVHCTGYIKSWPPSGVSLTEDESDNTQGSRYCLVAIGRLQVTCCPGDTDINSISVPVEFISRHNCQGTFTFVDHRCMAAVGYQPQELLGKNILELAHPEDQGLLRDSFQQVVKLKGQVLSVMFRFRSKSREWIWMRTSSFTFQNPFSEEIEYIICTNVNVKQLQQQQQAEGGGARDGLYEAGPIALSQMPVQAVTAAGPDHSKSLEKPELYPSLFQGPDQTKGMASTSAPNTQIYPPANNFAAGRSNDAYRPVNMAPQMAQPAHSAGQMLAQMSRQNGVPQSVPPSSTGSSLHGGPAGGWPGAAAAVRPQFNNQVAPQAAKTMSPQFTPMGGFGGGSSNSFGQMPTGAAPTQTNNANYPPINARASLNTNGYDGSQSGAQFPSRAAEAVWPQWQGQQHSQNNAEHHPHAQGNQQDMFPDVLSMLDQPPNFNGDDFEIPIYPSFDQ